A single genomic interval of Oryza sativa Japonica Group chromosome 7, ASM3414082v1 harbors:
- the LOC4342980 gene encoding aspartokinase 2, chloroplastic isoform X1, translating to MAAAAALRCNPRPSAAVALRGAAAAPQVGNEAAFELLVGATEPCLRGRRRGAGIRCQRSAAASAVVVEKKSRAVEPAREGANAGHTESELTVVMKFGGSSVASAERMREVADLILSFPEERPVIVLSAMGKTTNKLLMAGEKAVGCGATNVSELDELTFIKELHFGTIDQLGLDRSIVSGLSDELEQLLKGIAMMKELTLRTRDYLVSFGECMSTRIFAALLNKLGVKARQYDAFEIGFITTDDFTNADILEATYPAIAKRLHGDWVTGPAIPIVTGFLGKGWKTGAITTLGRGGSDLTATTIGKALGLREIQVWKDVDGVLTCDPNIHPNAKPVPYLTFDEAAELAYFGAQVLHPQSMRPAREGDIPVRVKNSYNRRAPGTLITKARDMSKTVLTSIVLKSNITMLDIVSTRMLGQYGFLAKVFSIFEDLGISVDCVATSEVSISLTLDPSKLWSRELIKQANELDHVIEELEKIAVVHLLQHRSIISLIGNVQRSSLILEKAFNVLRTNGVNVQMISQGASKVNISLVVHDSEAKQCVQALHSAFFESGFLPEVNDILQDDSVAHSNGTVYRH from the exons atggcggcggcggcggctctccggTGCAACCCGCGGCCCTCTGCGGCGGTTGCTCTCCGCGGTGCCGCCGCAGCCCCGCAGGTCGGGAATGAGGCTGCCTTCGAGCTGCTGGTCGGTGCCACCGAGCCTTGCCTGCGGGGCCGGAGGAGGGGTGCGGGGATTCGGTGCCAGCGAAGTGCGGCTGCCAGCGCGGTCGTCGTCGAGAAGAAGAGTCGCGCGGTGGAGCCGGCGCGGGAGGGGGCCAATGCCGGTCACACGGAGTCGGAGCTCACCGTGGTGATGAAGTTCGGCGGGTCGTCAGTGGCGTCGGCCGAGCGGATGCGGGAGGTGGCCGATCTCATCCTCAGCTTCCCCGAGGAGCGGCCGGTGATCGTACTCTCCGCCATGGGGAAGACCACCAACAAGCTTCTGATG GCTGGGGAGAAAGCGGTGGGCTGTGGTGCAACAAATGTGTCGGAGCTTGATGAGCTCACCTTTATTAAGGAATTGCATTTTGG GACCATTGATCAACTTGGATTGGATAGGTCAATTGTTTCCG GCTTGTCGGATGAGCTTGAGCAACTTCTTAAGGGAATTGCTATGATGAAAGAGCTTACTCTTAGGACAAGAGACTATCTTGTTTCCTTCGGTGAATGCATGTCAACAAGGATATTTGCGGCACTTTTGAATAAACTTGGGGTGAAAGCACGTCAG TATGATGCATTTGAAATAGGCTTTATAACCACTGATGATTTCACAAACGCTGATATTCTGGAAGCAACTTATCCTGCCATTGCAAAGAGGCTACATGGGGACTGGGTTACTGGTCCTGCTATTCCAATAGTCACTGGTTTTCTCGGAAAG GGATGGAAAACTGGTGCAATCACCACTTTAGGCAGGGGTGGTAGTGACCTGACAGCTACTACCATTGGCAAAGCCTTGGGATTAAGAGAAATCCAG GTTTGGAAAGATGTTGATGGTGTTTTAACTTGTGATCCTAATATTCATCCAAATGCGAAACCTGTGCCATACTTGACATTTGATGAGGCAGCTGAACTTGCCTATTTTGGTGCACAG GTTTTGCATCCACAATCGATGCGACCAGCTAGAGAAGGTGATATACCTGTCAGGGTTAAAAACTCTTATAACCGCCGAGCCCCTGGTACACTCATTACTAAAGCTAGAGATATGAGTAAG ACTGTTTTGACTAGTATTGTACTTAAATCAAATATTACAATGCTTGATATAGTGAGCACACGGATGCTTGGACAATATGGTTTTCTAGCTAAG GTCTTTTCAATTTTTGAAGATTTGGGCATCTCTGTTGATTGTGTAGCTACAAGTGAAGTCAGCATATCTTTGACCCTGGATCCATCAAAACTCTGGAGTCGTGAATTGATCAAGCAGGCAAAT GAACTTGATCATGTCATCGAAGAACTTGAAAAGATAGCAGTTGTTCACCTACTGCAGCATAGATCGATAATTTCGTTAATTGGAAATGTGCAGAGGTCATCTTTGATTCTTGAAAAG GCTTTCAACGTTTTACGTACAAATGGAGTTAATGTTCAGATGATCTCACAAGGGGCATCCAAG GTGAACATTTCCTTGGTGGTCCATGACAGTGAGGCAAAGCAGTGCGTTCAAGCCCTCCACTCAGCATTCTTTGAGAGTGGTTTCTTGCCAGAAGTCAATGATATTCTGCAGGACGACTCTGTGGCACATTCCAATGGCACAGTTTACAGGCATTAG
- the LOC4342978 gene encoding LOW QUALITY PROTEIN: protein PIN-LIKES 7 (The sequence of the model RefSeq protein was modified relative to this genomic sequence to represent the inferred CDS: deleted 1 base in 1 codon; substituted 1 base at 1 genomic stop codon) yields MFASLAKTVTFSDRWFMPINIGITFMAGGTLGWIACKILKPPQHFRGMIIAFCSAGNLGNLLLIVVPAVRDEDGNPFGKDSSRCHSLGLSYSSLSMALGGLYIWTHTYSLMKKKRGQMYHQPNSIQGLDDSNEEHHAKKFKANGEAACADEEATLLVSAKLAEHNEENQMVGXTKLSTINLSEIQEAPLLSGESEIAKKGSWTTTNLKDTIHHVVEELMAPPTLSAILGFVFGLVPWLKSLVIGDGAPLRVIQDSIQLMGNGTIPCVSLILGGNLIKGLRKLEFKHTVIIAIVCIRYMILPLVGIAVVHGAYWVGFLPHDPLYRYVLMMQFALPPAMTIGTMAQLFDVAQEECSVIFLWTYLVSSISLTTWSMIFMSIPSLGQSAMISAFQLTQREEVEDNNTPLEKSRSN; encoded by the exons ATGTTTGCTAGCCTGGCGAAGACGGTCACGTTTTCTGACAG GTGGTTTATGCCAATTAACATAGGGATCACATTCATGGCTGGTGGCACTCTAGGCTGGATAGCATGTAAAATCTTGAAACCACCACAACATTTCAGAGGAATGATCATTGCCTTCTGCTCAGCTG GAAATCTTGGCAACTTGCTCCTGATTGTTGTCCCAGCAGTCCGTGACGAAGATGGCAACCCG TTCGGAAAAGACAGCAGCCGCTGCCACTCTCTTGGGCTCTCCTATTCATCATTGTCCATGGct CTTGGTGGCTTGTACATATGGACGCATACGTACAGTCTtatgaagaagaagagaggtcAAATGTATCACCAGCCTAACAGCATTCAGGGCCTGGACGACAGCAATGAAGAACATCATGCTAAGAAATTCAAAGCAAATGGTGAAGCTGCTTGCGCCGATGAGGAGGCAACTCTTCTGGTGTCAGCTAAACTGGCTGAACACAACGAGGAGAACCAAATGGTAGGCTGAACAAAACTTAGTACTATTAACTTGTCTGAAATTCAGGAAGCTCCATTGCTGTCTGGAGAGAGTGAGATTGCTAAGAAAGGCTCGTGGACAACAACAAACTTGAAGGACACCATCCACCATGTTGTCGAGGAGCTGATGGCACCACCAACTCTATCTGCG ATACTTGGATTTGTTTTTGGGCTAGTTCCATGGTTGAAATCTCTTGTCATCGGTGATGGCGCCCCTCTCAGAGTCATCCAGGACTCCATCCAACTGATGGG AAATGGCACGATTCCTTGCGTCTCCCTCATCCTTGGTGGCAATCTGATAAAAG GGCTAAGGAAGTTGGAGTTCAAGCATACGGTGATCATTGCGATCGTCTGCATCCGCTACATGATCCTTCCTCTAGTGGGGATTGCAGTAGTTCATGGTGCATACTGGGTCGGATTCTTGCCACACGACCCGCTGTACCGCTACGTGCTGATGATGCAGTTCGCGCTGCCACCTGCAATGACTATTG GAACCATGGCTCAACTGTTTGATGTTGCCCAGGAGGAATGCTCAGTGATATTTCTGTGGACTTACCTGGTTTCTTCCATTTCTCTCACCACCTGGTCCATGATATTCATGTCCATCCCGTCTTTAGGTCAAAGTGCAATGATTTCAGCATTTCAGCTAACTCAAAGGGAGGAGGTTGAAGACAATAATACGCCTCTAGAAAAGAGTCGATCCAACTGA
- the LOC136351089 gene encoding pentatricopeptide repeat-containing protein At1g63330-like — translation MLLAARGRRHPFAAARLLPIPLSSGPSFASSTTTTTSNGACSSSAADPDAVAAEVATLLSRCSGDWRLAVSSSDLPSRLSPAAISSLVRRRPSPSSPRLHPKLLLDFFYWSSPQLAPSAPAPDAFAHLAMSLCAGSLFNLANGLLIKMIRAYPSPPVVLASIHRALSDSGHRSPAVLDVLVDTYKKSGRVQDAAEVVLMMRDRGMAPSIRCCNALLKDLLRADAMALLWKVREFMVGAGISPDVYTYSTLIEAYCKVREFDTAKKVLVEMRERGCGLNTVTYNVLIAGLCRSGAVEEAFGFKKDMEDYGLVPDGFTYGALINGLCKSRRSNEAKALLDEMSCAELKPNVVVYANLIDGFMREGNADEAFKMIKEMVAAGVQPNKITYDNLVRGLCKMGQMDRASLLLKQMVRDSHRPDTITYNLIIEGHFRHHSKKDAFRLLSEMENAGISPNVYTYSIMIHGLCQSGEPEKASDLLEEMTTKGLKPNAFVYAPLISGYCREGNVSLACEIFDKMTKVNVLPDLYCYNSLIFGLSKVGRVEESTKYFAQMQERGLLPNEFTYSGLIHGYLKNGDLESAEQLVQRMLDTGLKPNDVIYIDLLESYFKSDDIEKVSSTFKSMLDQGVMLDNRIYGILIHNLSSSGNMEAAFRVLSGIEKNGSVPDVHVYSSLISGLCKTADREKAFGILDEMSKKGVDPNIVCYNALIDGLCKSGDISYARNVFNSILAKGLVPNCVTYTSLIDGSCKVGDISNAFYLYNEMLATGITPDAFVYSVLTTGCSSAGDLEQAMFLIEEMFLRGHASISSFNNLVDGFCKRGKMQETLKLLHVIMGRGLVPNALTIENIISGLSEAGKLSEVHTIFVELQQKTSESAARHFSSLFMDMINQGKIPLDVVDDMIRDHCKEGNLDKALMLRDVIVAKSAPMGCSSYLAIVDNLCRKGKLSEALNLLKEMDKRGICPSENQCLILLTNLHTSGYIQEHNTVLDNMLCHKWLQKDSKFCNSAGDNLESVNAE, via the coding sequence ATGCtcctcgccgcgcgcggccgccgtcaccccttcgccgccgcgcgcctccttccGATCCCGCTTTCCTCCGGCCCCtccttcgcctcctccaccaccaccacgacctCCAATGGCGCCTGTTCGTCCTCCGCCGCGGACCCCGACGCCGTGGCCGCCGAGGTGGCCACCCTCCTCTCCCGCTGCTCCGGCGACTGGAGgctcgccgtctcctcctccgacctcccctcccgcctctcccccgccgccatctcctccctcgtccgacgacgcccgtccccctcctccccgcgcctccaccCTAAGCTCCTCCTCGACTTCTTCTACTGGTCCAGCCCCCAGCTCGCGCCGTCGGCCCCCGCCCCCGATGCCTTCGCCCACCTGGCCATGTCCCTGTGCGCCGGCTCACTCTTCAACCTGGCCAACGGCCTCCTCATCAAGATGATCCGCGCCTACCCGTCACCTCCCGTCGTCCTCGCCTCCATCCATCGCGCGCTATCGGATTCTGGCCACCGTTCGCCGGCGGTGCTCGACGTCCTCGTGGATACCTACAAGAAGTCTGGGAGGGTGCAGGACGCCGCGGAGGTCGTCCTGATGATGAGAGATCGGGGCATGGCTCCCAGCATTCGGTGCTGCAACGCGCTGTTGAAGGATCTGCTGCGCGCGGACGCCATGGCTCTGCTTTGGAAGGTGCGAGAGTTCATGGTTGGCGCTGGGATTTCCCCGGATGTGTATACGTACTCGACTCTGATCGAAGCCTACTGCAAGGTCCGGGAATTTGATACTGCCAAGAAGGTGCTTGTGGAAATGCGTGAGAGGGGGTGCGGCCTGAACACCGTAACCTACAATGTGCTGATTGCTGGGTTATGCAGGTCTGGGGCTGTCGAAGAGGCGTTTGGGTTCAAGAAGGACATGGAGGATTATGGACTAGTTCCTGACGGGTTTACCTATGGCGCACTCATTAATGGACTGTGCAAGAGCCGTAGGTCAAATGAGGCGAAGGCATTGTTGGACGAGATGTCTTGTGCTGAGCTAAAGCCTAATGTCGTAGTTTATGCCAATCTGATTGATGGGTTTATGAGGGAGGGCAATGCAGATGAGGCGTTTAAGATGATAAAGGAGATGGTTGCTGCTGGTGTGCAGCCAAACAAAATTACCTATGACAATCTTGTTCGGGGACTATGTAAGATGGGGCAGATGGACAGGGCTTCTCTACTTTTGAAGCAAATGGTCAGAGATAGCCATAGGCCTGATACCATCACGTACAATCTCATTATTGAAGGACATTTCCGTCATCATAGCAAAAAGGATGCTTTTCGGCTTCTTAGTGAAATGGAGAATGCTGGTATTTCCCCTAATGTATATACTTATAGCATAATGATTCATGGGCTATGCCAAAGTGGTGAACCAGAAAAGGCAAGTGATCTCCTTGAGGAAATGACTACAAAAGGATTGAAGCCTAATGCATTTGTTTATGCGCCTCTTATCTCAGGGTACTGTAGAGAAGGTAATGTTTCATTGGCATGTGAAATTTTTGATAAGATGACAAAGGTGAATGTACTCCCTGATTTGTACTGCTACAATTCTCTTATATTTGGACTATCTAAGGTGGGAAGGGTGGAGGAATCTACAAAGTACTTTGCTCAGATGCAGGAGAGAGGATTGCTGCCAAATGAATTCACATACAGTGGCCTCATTCATGGGTATCTAAAGAATGGTGATCTAGAAAGTGCTGAACAGTTAGTGCAGCGGATGCTTGACACTGGACTAAAACCAAATGATGTTATCTACATTGATCTCCTAGAAAGCTACTTTAAGTCAGATGATATTGAAAAGGTGTCCTCTACTTTCAAGTCCATGTTAGACCAGGGAGTTATGCTTGACAACCGTATCTATGGAATCTTGATTCATAATCTGTCCAGTTCTGGAAATATGGAAGCAGCATTTAGGGTTCTTTCAGGGATTGAGAAGAATGGATCTGTTCCGGATGTGCATGTGTACAGCTCGTTGATATCAGGTCTTTGCAAGACAGCTGACAGGGAAAAAGCTTTTGGTATTCTTGATGAAATGTCTAAGAAGGGAGTAGATCCTAATATTGTATGCTATAATGCCCTAATTGATGGGCTGTGCAAGTCTGGTGATATTTCTTATGCCCGCAATGTCTTCAATAGCATATTAGCTAAGGGATTAGTGCCAAACTGTGTGACATACACAAGTTTGATTGATGGAAGCTGCAAAGTTGGTGACATCAGCAATGCATTCTATCTTTATAATGAAATGCTAGCAACAGGTATAACACCAGATGCTTTTGTCTATAGTGTACTTACCACTGGCTGCTCTAGTGCTGGTGACCTTGAGCAGGCAATGTTTCTGATTGAGGAAATGTTTCTTAGGGGACATGCAAGTATTTCTTCTTTCAATAATTTAGTTGATGGTTTCTGCAAACGTGGAAAGATGCAGGAAACTTTGAAGTTGTTGCATGTGATAATGGGCAGGGGCCTAGTACCTAATGCCCTGACTATTGAAAACATCATCAGTGGACTTAGTGAGGCTGGAAAACTCAGTGAAGTGCACACAATTTTTGTTGAGTTGCAGCAGAAAACTTCAGAAAGCGCTGCCCGCCACTTTTCCTcattgtttatggacatgataAATCAAGGAAAAATTCCTCTTGATGTGGTTGATGACATGATTCGAGATCATTGTAAAGAAGGAAATCTGGACAAGGCTTTAATGCTGCGAGATGTTATTGTTGCGAAAAGTGCACCAATGGGCTGCTCGTCCTATCTTGCTATAGTGGACAATCTATGCCGGAAGGGAAAATTAAGTGAAGCGTTGAATTTGCTGAAAGAAATGGACAAGAGAGGTATTTGTCCCAGTGAGAATCAATGCTTGATACTATTAACTAATCTTCATACATCTGGATATATCcaagaacacaatacggtaCTTGATAATATGTTGTGTCACAAGTGGTTACAGAAGGACAGCAAATTCTGTAATTCAGCTGGTGATAATCTGGAATCTGTCAATGCAGAATAA
- the LOC4342980 gene encoding aspartokinase 2, chloroplastic isoform X2 — protein MAAAAALRCNPRPSAAVALRGAAAAPQVGNEAAFELLVGATEPCLRGRRRGAGIRCQRSAAASAVVVEKKSRAVEPAREGANAGHTESELTVVMKFGGSSVASAERMREVADLILSFPEERPVIVLSAMGKTTNKLLMAGEKAVGCGATNVSELDELTFIKELHFGTIDQLGLDRSIVSGLSDELEQLLKGIAMMKELTLRTRDYLVSFGECMSTRIFAALLNKLGVKARQYDAFEIGFITTDDFTNADILEATYPAIAKRLHGDWVTGPAIPIVTGFLGKGWKTGAITTLGRGGSDLTATTIGKALGLREIQVWKDVDGVLTCDPNIHPNAKPVPYLTFDEAAELAYFGAQVLHPQSMRPAREGDIPVRVKNSYNRRAPGTLITKARDMSKTVLTSIVLKSNITMLDIVSTRMLGQYGFLAKVFSIFEDLGISVDCVATSEVSISLTLDPSKLWSRELIKQELDHVIEELEKIAVVHLLQHRSIISLIGNVQRSSLILEKAFNVLRTNGVNVQMISQGASKVNISLVVHDSEAKQCVQALHSAFFESGFLPEVNDILQDDSVAHSNGTVYRH, from the exons atggcggcggcggcggctctccggTGCAACCCGCGGCCCTCTGCGGCGGTTGCTCTCCGCGGTGCCGCCGCAGCCCCGCAGGTCGGGAATGAGGCTGCCTTCGAGCTGCTGGTCGGTGCCACCGAGCCTTGCCTGCGGGGCCGGAGGAGGGGTGCGGGGATTCGGTGCCAGCGAAGTGCGGCTGCCAGCGCGGTCGTCGTCGAGAAGAAGAGTCGCGCGGTGGAGCCGGCGCGGGAGGGGGCCAATGCCGGTCACACGGAGTCGGAGCTCACCGTGGTGATGAAGTTCGGCGGGTCGTCAGTGGCGTCGGCCGAGCGGATGCGGGAGGTGGCCGATCTCATCCTCAGCTTCCCCGAGGAGCGGCCGGTGATCGTACTCTCCGCCATGGGGAAGACCACCAACAAGCTTCTGATG GCTGGGGAGAAAGCGGTGGGCTGTGGTGCAACAAATGTGTCGGAGCTTGATGAGCTCACCTTTATTAAGGAATTGCATTTTGG GACCATTGATCAACTTGGATTGGATAGGTCAATTGTTTCCG GCTTGTCGGATGAGCTTGAGCAACTTCTTAAGGGAATTGCTATGATGAAAGAGCTTACTCTTAGGACAAGAGACTATCTTGTTTCCTTCGGTGAATGCATGTCAACAAGGATATTTGCGGCACTTTTGAATAAACTTGGGGTGAAAGCACGTCAG TATGATGCATTTGAAATAGGCTTTATAACCACTGATGATTTCACAAACGCTGATATTCTGGAAGCAACTTATCCTGCCATTGCAAAGAGGCTACATGGGGACTGGGTTACTGGTCCTGCTATTCCAATAGTCACTGGTTTTCTCGGAAAG GGATGGAAAACTGGTGCAATCACCACTTTAGGCAGGGGTGGTAGTGACCTGACAGCTACTACCATTGGCAAAGCCTTGGGATTAAGAGAAATCCAG GTTTGGAAAGATGTTGATGGTGTTTTAACTTGTGATCCTAATATTCATCCAAATGCGAAACCTGTGCCATACTTGACATTTGATGAGGCAGCTGAACTTGCCTATTTTGGTGCACAG GTTTTGCATCCACAATCGATGCGACCAGCTAGAGAAGGTGATATACCTGTCAGGGTTAAAAACTCTTATAACCGCCGAGCCCCTGGTACACTCATTACTAAAGCTAGAGATATGAGTAAG ACTGTTTTGACTAGTATTGTACTTAAATCAAATATTACAATGCTTGATATAGTGAGCACACGGATGCTTGGACAATATGGTTTTCTAGCTAAG GTCTTTTCAATTTTTGAAGATTTGGGCATCTCTGTTGATTGTGTAGCTACAAGTGAAGTCAGCATATCTTTGACCCTGGATCCATCAAAACTCTGGAGTCGTGAATTGATCAAGCAG GAACTTGATCATGTCATCGAAGAACTTGAAAAGATAGCAGTTGTTCACCTACTGCAGCATAGATCGATAATTTCGTTAATTGGAAATGTGCAGAGGTCATCTTTGATTCTTGAAAAG GCTTTCAACGTTTTACGTACAAATGGAGTTAATGTTCAGATGATCTCACAAGGGGCATCCAAG GTGAACATTTCCTTGGTGGTCCATGACAGTGAGGCAAAGCAGTGCGTTCAAGCCCTCCACTCAGCATTCTTTGAGAGTGGTTTCTTGCCAGAAGTCAATGATATTCTGCAGGACGACTCTGTGGCACATTCCAATGGCACAGTTTACAGGCATTAG